A single genomic interval of Perca fluviatilis chromosome 19, GENO_Pfluv_1.0, whole genome shotgun sequence harbors:
- the LOC120548322 gene encoding elongation of very long chain fatty acids protein 6-like, with amino-acid sequence MNETEIRLPLSEYSFERRFDERGAIEWMQANWSKSFMFSALYAVLVFGGQRYMKPRPKMNLRRPLVLWSLSLALFSIIGAVRTGSYMVHVLSSSGFRQSICNQSFYNGPVSKFWAYAFVLSKAPELGDTAFVVLRKQKLLFLHWYHHITVLLYSWYSYKDMVAGGGWFMTMNFSVHALMYSYYAARAAGLRVPRPLAVLITSAQIGQMFMGLTVSALVYRWMQHGDCPSHMDNITWASLMYLSYLLLFSNFFYHTYLRRQSQDASANGNANAKTCKAE; translated from the exons ATGAACGAGACGGAGATTCGCCTGCCGCTGTCCGAGTACAGCTTCGAGCGGCGCTTTGACGAGAGAGGAGCCATAGAGTGGATGCAGGCTAACTG GAGTAAGTCCTTCATGTTCAGCGCGCTGTATGCCGTCCTGGTGTTCGGAGGGCAGCGCTACATGAAGCCGAGACCCAAAATGAACCTGAGGCGCCCGCTGGTCCTCTGGTCACTCAGCCTGGCTCTcttcag CATCATCGGGGCGGTCCGGACCGGTTCCTACATGGTCCACGTCCTGAGCAGCAGCGGCTTCAGACAGTCCATCTGCAACCAGAGCTTCTACAACGGGCCCGTCAGCAAGTTCTGGGCCTACGCCTTCGTGCTGAGCAAAGCTCCAGAGCTCg GCGACACTGCGTTCGTGGTTCTGCGGAAGCAGAAGCTGCTGTTCCTGCACTGGTACCACCACATCACGGTGCTGCTCTACTCCTGGTACTCGTACAAAGACATGGTGGCCGGCGGCGGCTGGTTCATGACCATGAACTTCTCCGTGCACGCGCTGATGTACAGCTACTACGCGGCGCGCGCCGCTGGGCTGCGCGTGCCGCGGCCGCTGGCCGTGCTGATCACCAGCGCTCAGATCGGCCAGATGTTCATGGGGCTAACGGTTAGCGCGCTGGTGTACCGCTGGATGCAGCACGGAGACTGCCCGTCCCACATGGACAACATCACCTGGGCCTCGCTCATGTACCTCAGCTACCTGCTGCTCTTCTCCAACTTCTTCTACCACACGTACCTGCGGCGCCAGAGCCAAGACGCCAGCGCTAACGGTAACGCCAACGCCAAGACCTGCAAGGCTGAGTAG